One region of Tumebacillus amylolyticus genomic DNA includes:
- the cdaA gene encoding diadenylate cyclase CdaA, translating to MADLQTTFENLVSSFRLLDALDLLIVAFVLYRMILMIRGTRAVQLLKGVVMILLATGLAHTLHLGALSWLLDKILTIGLFAIPVVFQPELRRGLEQLGRGKFFSSRSTTLFQEEEDIPKTINELTKATGVLAKNKIGALIILERETGLSDHIETGIPIGAVVSSELLINTFIPNTPLHDGAVIIRGQNILAASCFLPLSDNALISKELGTRHRAGIGISEQSDAVAVIVSEETGAISLAADGKLTRNLDEQSFREFLTNLLVPVKTDRFTLFKGKAGS from the coding sequence GCGCTGGACCTCCTCATCGTCGCCTTCGTGCTCTACCGCATGATTTTGATGATTCGCGGCACCCGAGCTGTGCAATTGCTCAAGGGCGTCGTGATGATCCTGTTGGCGACAGGTCTTGCACACACACTCCATCTGGGAGCGCTCAGTTGGCTATTAGACAAAATCCTCACGATCGGGCTGTTTGCGATCCCGGTCGTGTTTCAACCCGAATTGCGCCGAGGTTTGGAACAACTCGGGCGCGGCAAGTTCTTCTCTTCGCGCAGCACCACGCTGTTCCAAGAGGAGGAGGACATTCCGAAGACGATCAATGAATTGACCAAGGCGACCGGCGTTTTGGCGAAAAACAAAATCGGTGCCTTGATCATCCTCGAACGGGAGACGGGGCTCTCCGACCACATCGAGACCGGGATTCCGATCGGTGCGGTCGTTTCTTCGGAGTTGCTGATCAACACGTTCATTCCGAATACGCCGCTTCATGATGGAGCTGTGATCATTCGCGGACAGAACATCCTCGCGGCGTCGTGTTTTCTGCCGTTGTCCGACAATGCCTTGATCTCGAAGGAATTGGGCACGAGACATCGGGCGGGCATCGGGATCTCCGAGCAGTCGGACGCTGTGGCGGTCATCGTCTCCGAAGAGACGGGGGCGATTTCGCTGGCGGCCGACGGGAAACTGACACGCAACCTCGATGAGCAGTCGTTCCGCGAGTTTTTGACGAACTTGCTGGTTCCGGTCAAGACGGACCGCTTCACACTGTTCAAGGGAAAGGCGGGATCTTGA